One Gossypium hirsutum isolate 1008001.06 chromosome A08, Gossypium_hirsutum_v2.1, whole genome shotgun sequence genomic window, ATGAGTCTGCTTGGTTTGATCCTTCCTCACGTAGCAATGCTTCACTTGAATCTGCAATCCCTGGCATTGGAAACCACCTGGTTGCACTGAAAAGCGACCCTGGTCATGGTTCTTTGATGCAAAATCAGGGTGAAATGAGTGGCGAGCAGATTATGGATGAGGAATTCGACATGGATTTGGAGTATCTTCGCATGATGTTCCCCGGTTTGTCCAATGACTCTGTTCTGGATGTCTACATGGCTAATAATGGAGACTTAGAAGCCACTATTGACATGCTGAACCAACTTGAGGTAAATTTTGcctatctttattttataatttatataacttGATTGTCTGAGAGGTCTTGCTGGATTCGTTTTCTATATTATTTTCATCTCGAATGTTTCCTATATTATTAGCTCCTCTTACTGTTCCATCCTGCAGATTTCCAAGTGTCCCTCTATGAAAGTGCTAGTAGTGAAGTaattgaatttatgaataattttctGATGTTGTGGGTAACATATTTCACTTGTTTTTAACTGTATGACATCAAAGAGTTAAGGATGTTAGTCTGCATTCAGGCCTATTTCAGCATAACCATGGTTTTTCTTCATTTGTTTTAATCCTCCCTGTGCAAATGATAGAGATTTTTCCACCTGTTTTTGTCTCCCACCTTTTGAACTTTCATATGATTTTATACATTGATTTATGTCAATGATTTCCCCACATATTTTGTTCTTATGGATCGTATACCTTCAGAtgcttttattgtttttattcacCTCACTTTCAGTTGAATATATTATAACTGAGGGTTGTGTAGTGTTATCTTGTTCATATAAATTTGTTTGGAAATTTACCTATTCTATAATGCCATTAATAATGTATGCTAATTTGAATATTGGGGATAGGATGTTTTCCTCATGCTGCTTGCTTCTTGTTTACTCATTGTACGGCAAGTTCTTTCTTTGGTTTCATTGGAAGTGATTTCTGAAGTATTTGTGATTTTGATTCTTGAATTAGTTTATGGTTGGGATTAAAAAATGCACCTTTTTGCCCTTATTTCAGTATTCATGTACATTGGATAGTTCTCTTTGTTAGATGTACGCTGTTGAGTCCTCTGACACTCTTCCCGACACATTGGATATCGGTGATATCTCTGAATTTATCTCTTCAGCAAACTGTGGTACTCTTAAACTGAAGAATGTGGCAGGTGAAACCGGCGCGTCTTCATCAGGCTCTACAGAATCAGCTGTTACCTCCTGACTGACATAATCAAAGGGGTTTCAGTGTTTCTAGTTTTAGTTGTATCTCTCAGTGGATAAGAAGTGTACACAAGTAGGGTTCTTCTTCAAGGTTGAGAAATGTAGTACTTTGCTTTTAACACTTGAAGGGTTTAACATTGGATGTGTAGTTGTATGCTGTAACATTTGTTTGGTCGCTCAACTTTTTCTACATTTGTTTGGCGATGGAAGagtatttgttttgtttatgCCTTTGCTGGGGGTTCATTTTctctatataatataataacttatattagaagtaaaattgtattttgcttTCTACTAAAAGAATGGGCAAATTAGTTCGTGTACGtaagattaaagagcaaactaatctttttgttaaaaatttcatccatttttataattaaaaccgGTCTTTATATGTCGGCATGAGGTACACGTGGTACATTACATGTAATTGTctgattatttttattgttaacaaTTGATCTTTTTACATAGTTTGTGATATATGCACAAAtgaggtgaaatttattaaattttattcacCGAATCtatcaattttcaaatttggaaaatcagtCGACTTGCAACGACTTTTTGGATAGGATCAAACATTCTTGGATTGAGATATTTTCATAGTGTTTGGAGATCtcttaatataagaatattaattattaagaattttattaaattatatattttaattataatatatttaataataattatgtttaaatatgattaaaatatttattattgatattaataatcttattaaaatttaaataacaataacaataataatttaccaaaacaaatttctgctaattattaagaattttattaaattatatattttaattaaaatatatttaaaaataattatttttaaatatgattaaattatttattattgataataataatcttattaaaatttaaataataataacaataatcatttaccaaaacaaatttatgctaagggtattctagtcattttagttttttccattatgttattacacctctattccattcaaccaaacacaagattactattacgcctctattccattacattcaaccaaacagttgatttgctattacacctctaatccaatacagctctaatccaatacacctctaatccaatacagcgaaccaaacgcaccctaagGACTTCCATGGTCCCAAATATAATATAATCTATTCTATAAATGATATTTGGGCCAAAGCCCACGTTTGTAAAATTAAGAAGGATCTCTATTTTTCAATTATGGGTTGATTAATCGTTGAAAAATAGCCCTAACTTCTAAAAAAGCCCAATTTTCATTAGTAATCCCAATTCATCATCCCGTTATGAAAGGCTAAAAGCCGAGCTATttaattagggttagggttttatcAGTGCAAGCCTCTCTGCGGTTTTCATTTCCCCTTCGCAAGTAGCCAGCCGTTTCACACACTCAAGAAGAGCGAGAGCTCGTAAATCATGGCGGAACAGGTTCACATTCAGATCCATTATCTATCTCTTTGCTTTGCTTCTCTTttgtttctgatttttttttaccttttttttgcAGACCGAAAAAGCTTTTTTGAAGCAACCCAAAGTGTTTTTGAGGTAATTTTCAATCCTCAAAACcatgaaattattttgaatttagggTTTTATTGATTTCGAAGCGTTCTTTTTTTTTCAGCTCGAAGAAAGGTGGGAAAGGGAAGAGGCCAGGAAAGGGTGGGAATCGCTTCTGGAAAAGCATTGGATTGGGCTTCAAGACTCCCCGTGAAGCTATTGAaggttctttttctttaattttttttaaaactatccATTGATGTATGTAATTTAAGcttaaaatttaattaagctacatggttagggtttttatCTTGTTGTGCCTTTGAAATATTCGAAAATGGGTCCTTTCTATAATGGTATACTTATAGGaaagaaaagatgaattaatTGATTGATTAATGTTGGTTTATGGTAAGGAATGCGTAGAATGTGTTTTTGTAatgttttgtttatttgtttcctAAAGGAACCTACATCGATAAGAAATGCCCCTTCACTGGCACTGTTTCAATCCGGGGTCGTATCTTAGCCGGTACTTGCCACAGTGCCAAGATGGTCAGGACAATCATTGTTCGACGGAACTACCTTCATTATATCAAGAAATACCAAAGGCATGATTCAGCTTCGTTTTAGTCAAATCTTTGTGATGAGAATGGTCTTTTGAGAGTGaatgttttttgtttttcttttcaggTATGAGAAGCGCCATTCAAACATCCCCGCACATATTTCACCATGCTTCCGTGTGAAGGAAGGGGATCATGTCATTATTGGGCAATGCAGGTTAAACTTCTGAACCTGATGAGTATAATATTAATCCTTTTTTATAGTTGGGTGTTGGTCGGCATGCCTTAGACCCCTTTGGGGTGGGACACATTCGCTTAGGTGCACTTGAGCTCGCAAGAAAGGGTTCTCGGGAGTGTGCGTCCTGCATTTGACTATACTTGAAGTTGTAAATGTTGGTTGTTTATAATGTGTGTATATATCTTTTTTAATGTCAGGCCGTTGTCGAAGACCGTGAGGTTCAATGTTTTGAAAGTGATTCCAGCAGGATCTTCCGGTGGTGGGAAGAAAGCTTTCACCGGAATGTAAGCTTTTCTATGGTAGTCCATGGTTATAGGAACCAATAGAGAAGATAATCAAAGAAATTAAGTTCTTAAACTGCATTTAGCTTTGAGGATATTTTACTGTTagaattgttttctttttttgggttattttctTGTTTTGATTTTGTCGAATTACGAAATCCGGAATTTTGAAGATATCTTTATTTAAGTTTGGCTTTGGAATTTTTGCTTCATTCCTATTATTTTGCTTTCTAAGAATGAATTTAGATTTATGGGTGAACTATGAATGAGGGCATAAATTCTTCAATTCTTATGAACTTGCTTTAGACATATGGGTCAAATAAGATTTTGGTCCTACAATTGTACTCGAATTTGGGATTTAGTCCATGTTATTTTGTAATTTGGTTAGATTTATTAGGTATGAAAATGGTtagatttattttattctaaatatatTAGTGCTTTTTTGTGCTAAACgtcaaattaattttcttttttgcttttaatgagaaatctaatttaaaaataataaatagtaaaaaagaaataatctatttattttttctatcaaaatcaAAAGTGTTTCAGTCGGACTACGCATTGAAtggtaattaaatcaaaataatcttaTATTTCTGTTGATTATTGAGATCAaagttttttctattaaaaaatgataaattacatTTGTAGTCCGTTGACTATTAGTAAATGTTTTGGTCATAAAATGTTGATTCAACAATTTGACTCTTTTTGGTTGCCcaacaatttgaaatttttttattatggtCACTAACCATTATTTAAAATCGAGATAATGGAAactttaacctttaatatttattgttttgcagttttacttttatttataatttgtattCTTTGGGTGATTCTAATTTGGCATATCTCTGaaatttagttgatagatatgttgttttagttttttaggtgaaaaaattacaaagaaaaacaaaattgaaaaaaaaaattcagttgcACAATGTGTAAAGgctgtaatttttttttagaatcaaagtTAAATTGTTAAAACTGTTATTATTTCGATTTTAAAAACTGTCAGTGTTATCTTTTCATTAACCATTTAATAttgttgaagaaaataaaattgaatagtaaggtgattattttgtaactttttatagttgagtgactaagaaaaaatttactaatagttaggTGGCTGTAATATTAAATTTTCGTTTTGATcattaaactataaaaaattataatttagtcactaaagtttttaagatttaatttagtCACTCATCCGTCGACTCTTGATGGAATGGTGATGTGGCAttgataaaaagataaatttacgCCACCTAATTATGCTATGCGAACTTTATAATTTCCACATGCGTTCTCCTTCACCTTCTACTTACTCTTTTCAAAGCTGATCGGAAAGTTTAACTAAATCCAAAATCTGACGTATTTTAGGTCACCATACCTCCACCACAAATTGAACCAAAAATTTGACACCTAATAAACTGAATCATAACTCTTAAACCATTTGACTTGAAGTTCAAAAGTTTCATTGCTAAGCTGACCAGGAGAAATGTAAAGAAGTTGTAGAAGAAAAGAAGATCCATTTACAGtgaagtaaaagaaaaataacaccAAATCATTTTTTAGACTAATATTACAGATTtgcattttagttttttcttttgtctttgaTTCTTTTTCTGTTTTTCCATCAATCTTTCACTGTTCTCTGCAAGATTTTCGAATTTATAAATATACACACGCACTCTTGTAATAATGATCATTATATCATAGCTTACGTTTTCCTTCTAATGTTTTCGAGTACTTATAAAATAAGAGGTTAGATTTAAAGAGTTTAGGTAAAAATTGTTAATAGGTTAAAGTTTTGGATGGACTTGTGTTGGTGGTACGGTGGCCTGAAATTTGTGGGTGTTGGACTCTAGGTTTAGTTTAACTTTCTAATTAACTTTGAAAAGAACAAGTAGAGGATAAAAGGAGAAAGAAGTTGAAGAGATGATTTTTATTGGTGTAAAACGAACCGTTTCATTTAACCAGAAAATTatgtgaaaattataaaattcacatGACATATTTAGGTGgattaaatttatcttttaatgtaatttatcttaaaaaaaaatctcattttgtGAATCGAAGTACGAGAAGGTATCCCTCTCGGTTtgatttatgaataattatgttCCGATGATTTCGATCATAAACCCAAAATCTGATGAGGGAACTGATTTATTAACCAATCAAAACAATTAATTTGATTGATGATGAAATCATCCAATTCGACTCAAATGAATGGAGTAGCTGAGGGTGATATTATTGCTCACAAGAATCCTATCCAAATTTTTACTTAAACCACATTTTCAGACTCAGTGAGCTGGCCGTTACTGTTTACATTTCTAATTTTCTATCCACCTTTCATGGCGATTGCTCCACCTTCTCTTCACAAATCTTTGTACGCGAAATACCCTTGCGTTTCTCATAATTTCCGGTTTCGTCATTCCCTCCGTTTCTCTTGTCGACCGTTCCGGTTCACTGCTACGGCTAGCTCCGCTGTCTCTTTGGAGACGGTAAACTCTATCTCCCCCTTTTCTTTTTCCCggttttttaattacattttttcttatttatactttgatgaaATTTCGACTATTTTtattaacttgaaaaaaaaaaaggagatgttttaaataattaaaaattcagatTTAATCATCAAAACTGAAAgttaaaaataatcaattatttGCTGAAAATATTGTGATAAttatttttgcttaatttttGCCAATTTAGCATTAATTCAGATGGCATCGTAGTTGTTTTCAGTAGAACGGGAATTTAAACTCATTTAAATGCGTataattcttgaaaatttgaGTGTCGGATATAAGATTATAATTTTTCAGGATTTAAGCATTCAGAAGAATCAAACAGAGGAAACAGACTTGTTTTCTTGCCCTGTGTGCTATGAACCACTTATACGAAAAGGCCCGCCGGGTTTAAACTTGTAAGTTAATATGTACATACgtacgtatgtatgtatgtgttaATCTTTCTATCAGACTCGAGTGTGACTCTCAGACGCATTTTACCTAACTTGCAGGGCAGCTATTTACCGGTCCGGATTTAAGTGTAAACAATGCGACAAATCGTATTCGAGTAAAGACACGTATCTCGATCTGACTGTTACTGCCGGATTGAGAGACTACACTGAAGTCAAGCCAGCCGGAACCGAGCTATTCCGGTATGAGTAGTTTCTATATACACATGGATTTAAATTGAAGAATATTTATATGTATCCCACACTTAGAGTCTTGAGTAATATTAACTCTGCTTACTTCTGTAGGAGTCCTTTTGTATCATTTGTCTATGAAAGAGGCTGGCGTCAAAATTTCAACCGCCGTGGACTTCCCGGGCCTGATGAAGAGGTAAATCTTGATCGGATTTGTGTAATGTTTGAATTTTCCGATGTGAACATGGCGTTGTTCGGTTTGATGTATCGAGTTTGTAAACCTTGTGATTTTTGTCGAATTATGCAGTTCAGAATGGCTCAGGAGTACTTCAAACCTGTAGAAGGTGGCATTTTAGTTGATGTTAGCTGTGGAAGTGGTTTGTTTTCCCGGAAATTCGCGAAATCCAGAACTTATTCCGGTGTTATAGCACTCGATTTTTCCGAAAACATGCTCCGGCAATGTAATGATTTCATCGAGCAAGATGCTTGTATTTTGGCTAGGTAATGCCTATCTACcacttttatatttcttttaagcAAGGAACTGATCCACACTTTGATCGGCGAATTTGCAGCAATATCGCTCTTGTTAGGGCTGATGTTTCCCGGCTTCCTTTCTCATCGGGTTCCATTGATGCCGTACATGCCGGTGCCGCCCTGCATTGCTGGCCATCACCTTTGAATGCTGTAAGCATTCTTTCCCAATATGTTCTTTGTCACAAATTAGAGCTCGAGCTCAACTCGAAATTTGAGGTTTGAAGTTTAGCTCGAGCTTTAATTAAGTTTTACTTTTTAACATTCGAGCTCAATTCGAGATGAAGTCTCGATTAGGCTCGTTTACATGGTAAAAAATATATTCTTAAAGCATTTGCTTGTTTTGATCATTTTCAGGTTGCTGAAATTAGTAGTATATTGAGAAGTGGCGGAGTCTTTGTCGGAAGCACTTTTCTCCGTTATACGTCGTCTACTCCCCGTATAATCCGACCTTTCCGAGAGGTACAAGCGAATTCATTACGATTTCTTTTTAACTTTATACCGAACATCTATGTTACCCGACACTTTTTCTTCAAGTTTCAATATCCAACACCCGTGTTCTCGTTTTTTCTGTAGAGGGTTCTGCAAATTACAGTTACCTTACGGAGGAAGAGATCGAAGCCTTGTGTACATCTTGCGGTCTTGCCAACTATACAAGAAAGATTCAACCATCTTTCATCATGTTCTCGGCCCAGAAGCCTTAAAGCAAGATTCGGGTTCAAATTATttcagatatatatattttttcaatataCCTCCGATCATGATCCGTAATGATTAGTTGCATAATATTATTGATTacatacacataattaaaaagtATATTCAAGTTCTCACATCAACTCGAATAAATAGTTGTCGCATCATTTTTCCATTAGCCATTCAACAACcggtgaccaaaaaa contains:
- the LOC107909205 gene encoding polyadenylate-binding protein-interacting protein 6 isoform X1, which codes for MKPEVSSLNPCAASYIPLAKREGSIAKDIKAGNESAWFDPSSRSNASLESAIPGIGNHLVALKSDPGHGSLMQNQGEMSGEQIMDEEFDMDLEYLRMMFPGLSNDSVLDVYMANNGDLEATIDMLNQLEVKPARLHQALQNQLLPPD
- the LOC107909205 gene encoding polyadenylate-binding protein-interacting protein 6 isoform X2, yielding MKPEVSSLNPCAASYIPLAKREGSIAKDIKAGNESAWFDPSSRSNASLESAIPGIGNHLVALKSDPGHGSLMQNQGEMSGEQIMDEEFDMDLEYLRMMFPGLSNDSVLDVYMANNGDLEATIDMLNQLEYSCTLDSSLC
- the LOC107909205 gene encoding polyadenylate-binding protein-interacting protein 6 isoform X3, whose protein sequence is MKPEVSSLNPCAASYIPLAKREGSIAKDIKAGNESAWFDPSSRSNASLESAIPGIGNHLVALKSDPGHGSLMQNQGEMSGEQIMDEEFDMDLEYLRMMFPGLSNDSVLDVYMANNGDLEATIDMLNQLEQTVVLLN
- the LOC107909206 gene encoding 40S ribosomal protein S11, with product MAEQTEKAFLKQPKVFLSSKKGGKGKRPGKGGNRFWKSIGLGFKTPREAIEGTYIDKKCPFTGTVSIRGRILAGTCHSAKMVRTIIVRRNYLHYIKKYQRYEKRHSNIPAHISPCFRVKEGDHVIIGQCRPLSKTVRFNVLKVIPAGSSGGGKKAFTGM